From Vibrio aerogenes, a single genomic window includes:
- a CDS encoding DEAD/DEAH box helicase: protein MPFNSMKFCHPWHPCQQRVLYAVKQHLCDRRLHLVAAPGAGKTVLGLEVFRMLGKPAMVLSPTRMIRNQWIDRLEDFCETDTPRELPWVSRSFHQPGILTATTYQALLTRFPGECRDEEPEIQQIRKNPAEDDIHHFIAVLEQHHIRVLILDGVNQLRAEWWRALKTVCDNFPDMTLVTLTATPLYDVREPDRIEYEQLCGPVDEEISVPELVKAGILCPHQDFIRACDATVTEQKQIEDYDRQVLTVCQSLLNSREFEQIVCAHPWLHQTDIESDVVKSPDIAIALMSFLKARHCPDGQALMQVFALTSQDIPQLDRQLWQVLIDSVLFSDTFQHPQHLQPFVLQLQALLQDKGLLEKRVLSLESSSPATHFLSSSVAKIDACIDIHQLEYQQRGQDLRQAILTDYIRDEMLGSGQNNGEIKLGAWPVFEALASCSPVPDQLALLTERLTLLPSGLLPSLLMFIDPQQVRTELLADEQGYQGSRYVESCYVKVSAPPDQLSEAMTALFTSGKIKVLVSTSALLGQGWQVPVLNSLILASSAGSPVLTNLMRGRAMRFDPQNPHQVSAIWHLVALNTRSVSGFSDLLNLIRRFDSFTGLSEKDNSVESGFSRMDLNHLMLPSIAGQKISVSAHNRQTEARFRQLVQIESRWHHALAADSSDGRVMPAVTMVRKPEIRAHVLRHAFSWLTSQVFGPVLLALSYAYVFPPVWTYTMTFVVLIVAGVLLYKLPETVKTLRMLCRYLPADSALYQIGNALRDSLCQSGLIKTPMMQLKVRRARMPDGRFHLCLTGGTYYDASLFADCLAEIFAPVETPKFLLVCSGALSKCRDYYAVPRRFASGKETTQIFSRNWNKSVWPSELIDTESVEGRKVLLKARGQDVASVCREEV from the coding sequence ATGCCATTTAATTCAATGAAATTTTGTCACCCATGGCATCCATGTCAGCAGCGCGTGCTTTATGCGGTGAAGCAGCATTTATGTGATCGACGGCTTCATCTCGTTGCTGCTCCTGGTGCAGGTAAAACTGTGCTGGGGCTGGAAGTGTTCCGGATGTTGGGAAAACCAGCCATGGTGTTGTCGCCGACCCGGATGATTCGTAACCAGTGGATTGACCGGCTTGAAGATTTTTGTGAAACAGACACTCCCCGTGAGTTACCCTGGGTTAGCCGTTCTTTTCACCAGCCCGGTATTCTGACAGCAACGACCTATCAGGCATTACTGACCCGTTTTCCCGGTGAATGTCGTGATGAAGAACCTGAAATTCAGCAAATTCGTAAAAATCCGGCAGAGGATGATATTCATCACTTCATTGCGGTGCTGGAGCAACATCATATCCGTGTATTAATCCTTGATGGTGTAAACCAGTTGAGGGCGGAATGGTGGCGCGCGCTGAAGACCGTGTGTGATAATTTTCCGGACATGACGTTGGTCACTCTGACGGCAACACCGCTGTATGACGTGCGTGAACCTGACCGGATTGAGTATGAACAGCTGTGTGGGCCGGTTGATGAAGAAATTTCAGTCCCGGAGCTGGTGAAAGCCGGAATACTTTGTCCACATCAGGATTTTATCCGTGCCTGTGATGCGACTGTCACTGAGCAAAAACAGATTGAAGACTATGATCGACAGGTCTTAACCGTTTGTCAGTCATTATTGAACAGCCGGGAATTTGAGCAAATTGTCTGTGCCCATCCCTGGCTACATCAGACAGACATTGAGTCAGATGTCGTCAAATCCCCGGACATAGCCATTGCGTTGATGAGCTTTTTAAAAGCCAGACATTGTCCGGATGGACAGGCTTTGATGCAGGTCTTCGCTCTGACGTCTCAGGATATTCCGCAACTGGACCGTCAGTTGTGGCAGGTGCTCATTGACAGTGTGCTGTTCTCAGACACGTTTCAGCACCCACAGCATCTTCAGCCCTTTGTCTTGCAACTGCAAGCGCTGTTGCAAGACAAAGGATTGCTGGAAAAGCGTGTGTTATCTCTTGAGTCTTCTTCTCCGGCGACACATTTCCTGTCTTCCAGTGTTGCTAAAATCGATGCGTGTATCGACATTCATCAGCTTGAATACCAACAACGGGGACAAGACCTGCGTCAGGCCATTTTAACGGATTATATCCGGGATGAAATGTTGGGCTCAGGGCAAAACAACGGGGAGATAAAACTGGGGGCCTGGCCTGTATTTGAGGCGCTGGCTTCCTGTTCTCCGGTGCCGGATCAACTCGCTTTACTGACGGAGCGTTTAACATTATTGCCATCCGGTTTACTACCATCCTTGTTGATGTTTATCGATCCACAACAGGTCCGGACAGAGTTACTGGCGGATGAACAGGGTTATCAGGGCTCGCGGTACGTTGAATCCTGCTATGTTAAAGTTTCGGCACCGCCGGACCAGCTATCGGAGGCAATGACGGCGTTATTCACTTCAGGAAAAATCAAAGTATTAGTCAGTACCAGCGCTCTTCTGGGCCAGGGCTGGCAGGTGCCGGTACTCAACTCTTTGATTCTTGCCAGTTCCGCCGGTTCTCCGGTGTTGACTAACCTGATGCGGGGACGTGCGATGCGGTTTGATCCCCAAAATCCGCATCAAGTCAGCGCCATTTGGCATCTGGTTGCGCTGAACACCCGTTCTGTCAGTGGTTTTAGTGATTTGCTGAATCTGATCCGCCGCTTTGACTCTTTTACCGGACTTTCGGAAAAAGATAATTCGGTTGAAAGTGGCTTTAGCCGGATGGATCTGAATCACCTGATGCTCCCATCGATTGCCGGTCAAAAAATATCTGTTTCAGCGCACAATCGTCAGACCGAAGCTCGTTTCCGGCAACTGGTACAAATTGAAAGCCGCTGGCATCATGCATTGGCTGCTGATAGCTCTGATGGCCGGGTTATGCCTGCTGTGACAATGGTTCGTAAGCCTGAAATCAGAGCGCATGTTCTGCGTCATGCATTCTCCTGGCTGACTTCTCAGGTGTTTGGGCCAGTGTTGCTGGCGCTGAGTTATGCTTATGTCTTCCCGCCGGTCTGGACTTATACGATGACTTTTGTCGTGCTGATCGTTGCCGGTGTTCTGCTGTATAAGCTTCCTGAAACTGTGAAAACACTTCGGATGTTATGCCGTTATTTACCCGCTGATAGTGCTTTATACCAGATAGGGAATGCTTTGAGAGATTCACTGTGTCAGTCCGGGTTGATCAAGACACCTATGATGCAGCTCAAAGTCAGGCGCGCCAGAATGCCCGACGGGCGGTTTCACCTTTGTCTGACTGGTGGCACCTATTATGACGCTTCTCTGTTTGCTGATTGTCTGGCAGAGATATTTGCACCTGTAGAAACCCCCAAATTTCTGTTGGTATGCTCTGGGGCGCTGAGTAAGTGCCGGGATTATTACGCTGTTCCCCGGAGGTTTGCATCTGGTAAAGAAACCACTCAGATATTCTCCCGGAACTGGAACAAATCTGTGTGGCCGTCTGAACTCATTGACACTGAATCAGTTGAAGGCAGAAAAGTGCTTTTAAAGGCCAGAGGCCAAGATGTTGCTTCTGTTTGCCGGGAAGAGGTCTGA
- the nikA gene encoding nickel ABC transporter substrate-binding protein: protein MSIRRLFMVWATVIFTLPLASFAQSPANLNMAWPVNVGELNPHLYTPNQMFAQSMVYEPLVQYQADGQVKPWLATHWDISKDGRVYTFTLRHGVQFSNGEPFNAQAVIANFHAVLDNKARHSWLELVNEIQSIQATAPDKVVLTLKHAYYPLLQELALPRPFRFIAPSQFVNGTTKNGIKKPIGTGPWVLKETRHAQYDRFERNPDYWGTAPAYEQITVKVIADPTSRAMALQTGEVDLLYGANGIISPDMFDQLSHSRRWVTKVSEPAETSMLALNSQRFPTNDLSVRQAINHAVNKKMLVQTVLYNTQQPAKTLFAPNIPYAETKIQPYIFDLDKARQLLEQDGWHQPEQGSTRMKNGQTLQIDLVFTGTNAVQKSMAEVIQGDLQQAGIQVNLVAEEESSVFARQRDGRFGMIFNTTWGAPYDPHAFIGSMRVPAHADYQAQKGLPDKQIIDAQIKQVLLTTDETKRRELYHEIMTRLHHDAVYLPLVWISSWAIASPSVGNLHFAPMTSDIPLHQFTPENK, encoded by the coding sequence ATGTCTATCAGACGACTTTTCATGGTGTGGGCCACTGTGATCTTCACACTCCCTCTCGCCAGCTTCGCGCAATCTCCTGCCAACCTGAATATGGCATGGCCGGTGAATGTCGGTGAGCTGAATCCCCATTTATACACACCGAACCAAATGTTCGCCCAGAGTATGGTTTATGAACCATTAGTACAGTATCAGGCGGATGGTCAGGTGAAGCCATGGCTGGCAACGCACTGGGATATTTCCAAAGATGGCCGGGTGTATACTTTTACACTGCGTCATGGTGTGCAGTTTTCCAATGGTGAACCATTCAACGCTCAGGCTGTTATTGCCAACTTTCATGCCGTTCTCGATAATAAAGCCCGGCATAGCTGGCTGGAGCTGGTGAATGAAATTCAAAGTATTCAGGCGACAGCCCCGGACAAAGTCGTGCTAACGCTGAAACATGCTTATTATCCGTTGTTACAGGAGCTGGCTCTGCCCCGTCCATTCCGGTTTATCGCGCCCTCTCAGTTTGTTAACGGCACAACCAAAAACGGCATAAAAAAGCCGATAGGAACCGGGCCGTGGGTTCTGAAAGAAACCCGCCATGCCCAGTATGACCGGTTTGAACGTAACCCGGATTATTGGGGAACAGCACCGGCTTACGAGCAAATCACGGTGAAAGTGATCGCCGATCCCACCAGCCGGGCAATGGCACTTCAAACCGGAGAAGTTGATCTGCTTTATGGCGCTAACGGGATTATTTCTCCGGACATGTTTGATCAACTCAGTCATTCAAGACGATGGGTCACAAAGGTCTCTGAACCAGCAGAAACATCAATGCTGGCGCTCAACAGTCAGAGATTTCCCACTAACGATCTGAGTGTCCGTCAAGCCATCAATCACGCGGTGAATAAAAAGATGCTGGTCCAAACAGTGCTGTATAACACCCAACAACCCGCCAAAACATTATTTGCCCCCAACATTCCTTATGCTGAGACTAAAATTCAACCCTATATCTTTGATTTAGATAAGGCCAGACAACTGCTTGAGCAAGATGGATGGCACCAGCCTGAACAGGGTTCAACCCGGATGAAAAACGGACAAACGCTGCAAATCGATCTGGTCTTTACCGGCACCAATGCGGTACAAAAATCTATGGCTGAAGTCATTCAGGGAGACTTACAACAGGCAGGAATTCAGGTTAATCTGGTTGCAGAAGAAGAGAGCAGTGTCTTTGCCCGGCAACGGGATGGACGATTTGGTATGATTTTTAATACCACATGGGGCGCTCCCTATGATCCTCACGCATTTATTGGTTCAATGCGGGTGCCCGCCCATGCAGATTATCAGGCACAAAAAGGCTTACCGGATAAACAGATCATCGACGCGCAAATTAAGCAGGTTCTTTTAACCACGGATGAAACCAAACGGCGGGAGCTCTACCACGAAATCATGACCCGTTTACACCATGATGCCGTTTATCTGCCGCTGGTCTGGATCAGCAGCTGGGCCATTGCATCGCCTTCCGTTGGCAATCTGCACTTTGCACCGATGACATCAGATATTCCACTACATCAGTTCACACCGGAAAATAAATAA
- a CDS encoding protein-methionine-sulfoxide reductase heme-binding subunit MsrQ, whose protein sequence is MSVTIRRWVIFFAACLPAIALVVGAVHQTLGADPAKTIVWETGQWALRFLLITLAVSPLVRYLKWRWLMIHRRMLGLFSLFYAVLHLLAYYQFILGGNLLMLGSEIVHRPYILAGAPAILMLIILGVTSTQGWMKRLGKRWQQLHRLIYPALVLAWIHLFWQVRASYQDAFIYGVLGGILLAIRFPRWQAQWKGFIRKRHHPER, encoded by the coding sequence ATGTCAGTGACGATTCGCCGTTGGGTTATTTTCTTCGCAGCATGTTTGCCGGCTATTGCATTGGTTGTCGGTGCGGTTCATCAGACACTGGGCGCTGATCCCGCCAAGACCATTGTCTGGGAAACCGGTCAGTGGGCATTACGTTTTCTGCTGATTACTCTGGCGGTTTCTCCGCTGGTCCGTTACCTGAAATGGCGTTGGCTGATGATACACCGCAGAATGTTGGGTTTGTTTTCGTTGTTTTATGCGGTGTTGCATCTGTTGGCTTACTACCAGTTTATTCTGGGGGGCAACTTGCTGATGCTGGGGAGTGAAATCGTCCACCGTCCCTATATTCTGGCGGGTGCACCAGCGATTTTGATGTTGATTATTTTGGGGGTGACCTCGACGCAAGGCTGGATGAAGCGGCTGGGTAAGCGATGGCAGCAACTTCACCGTCTGATTTATCCGGCTCTGGTCTTGGCCTGGATTCACCTGTTCTGGCAAGTCCGGGCCAGTTATCAGGATGCCTTTATCTATGGTGTGCTTGGCGGCATTTTGCTGGCCATACGCTTTCCACGCTGGCAGGCACAATGGAAAGGATTCATCCGTAAGCGTCATCATCCGGAAAGATGA
- the msrP gene encoding protein-methionine-sulfoxide reductase catalytic subunit MsrP: MLIKRKPQLTEADVTPEAIYQARRQFMKGAFMLGAGAMLPSGMVTAAPDNQDGSFHPQTPAWLKQQIQNSQSHEQLIKDKLTPYSTVTEYNNFYEFGFSKREPARLSGEFAPFPWQVEIAGEVAKPGHYHLEDLLKGIQLEERIYRLRCVEAWSMVIPWIGFPLASLLKRFEPTSRAKYVAFTTVVRPEQMPAQKSRFSTIKWPYVEGLRIDEAMHPLTLMAVGLYGKTLPNQNGAPFRLVVPWKYGFKSIKSIVKIELTEKQPPTTWSQIAPQEYGFYANVNPNVDHPRWTQKEERRLPSGLFKPNIIPTQLFNGYDEVASLYEGMDLSRNY; the protein is encoded by the coding sequence ATGTTAATTAAGAGAAAGCCACAACTCACAGAAGCAGATGTGACACCCGAAGCGATTTATCAGGCAAGACGCCAGTTTATGAAAGGTGCGTTTATGCTTGGGGCTGGTGCGATGCTTCCTTCCGGAATGGTTACTGCAGCGCCAGACAATCAGGATGGTTCTTTTCATCCGCAAACACCTGCGTGGCTGAAGCAACAAATTCAGAATTCACAGAGTCATGAACAGCTTATCAAGGATAAACTCACACCTTATTCAACAGTGACTGAATACAATAATTTTTATGAATTTGGTTTTAGTAAACGTGAACCCGCCAGATTGTCTGGTGAGTTTGCGCCGTTTCCGTGGCAGGTTGAAATTGCCGGAGAGGTCGCCAAGCCCGGTCATTATCATCTGGAAGATTTACTGAAAGGTATTCAGCTCGAAGAACGAATTTACCGCCTTCGTTGTGTTGAAGCCTGGTCGATGGTGATTCCGTGGATTGGATTTCCGCTGGCTTCATTACTGAAGCGCTTTGAGCCGACCAGCCGGGCAAAGTATGTTGCATTTACCACGGTTGTGCGTCCGGAGCAGATGCCGGCACAGAAGAGTCGTTTCAGTACGATTAAGTGGCCTTATGTTGAAGGTCTGAGAATCGATGAAGCCATGCATCCGCTGACTCTGATGGCTGTCGGGCTGTATGGAAAAACATTACCTAATCAGAATGGTGCGCCTTTCCGGTTGGTGGTGCCATGGAAATATGGGTTTAAAAGTATTAAGTCAATCGTCAAAATTGAGCTGACAGAGAAACAACCGCCAACGACATGGAGCCAGATCGCGCCGCAGGAATATGGTTTTTACGCCAATGTGAATCCAAATGTTGATCATCCCCGCTGGACTCAGAAAGAGGAAAGGCGATTACCCTCCGGTCTTTTCAAGCCCAATATTATCCCGACTCAGCTATTTAATGGTTATGATGAAGTGGCTTCATTGTATGAAGGGATGGATTTATCCCGGAATTACTGA
- a CDS encoding ATP-binding cassette domain-containing protein → MKSQTLTIDRLSVRSQDQTLVNELSLTLRQGQTLALIGSSGSGKSLTLAAALELLPAGVTKTSGTIRLGQQAVSGHQLRGKTVTSVLQNPRSGFNPVRTIGQHAKETMQAAGHIINKQQMNLRIETAFTEVGLENATQLLRLYPFEMSGGMLQRVMIAFALLSGSPFLFADEPTTDLDMLTQAKVLNILERQVQEHQLGLMLVTHDMGVVARLADEVAVIQQGKIIETGRVEKIFWHPEHETTRELIKAHLALYPEIMMEAVC, encoded by the coding sequence TTGAAATCACAAACTTTAACGATCGATCGTCTGTCTGTCCGCTCTCAGGATCAGACACTTGTGAATGAACTTTCCCTGACACTCCGTCAGGGACAGACACTCGCTCTGATTGGCAGTAGCGGCAGCGGGAAATCACTGACTCTGGCTGCGGCATTAGAGTTACTGCCTGCAGGTGTAACAAAGACCAGCGGCACCATCCGGCTGGGCCAGCAGGCAGTCAGCGGTCATCAACTGCGGGGAAAAACGGTTACTTCAGTGCTGCAAAATCCCCGTAGCGGTTTTAATCCGGTCCGGACTATCGGACAACATGCAAAAGAAACGATGCAGGCAGCAGGCCATATCATCAATAAACAGCAGATGAATCTGAGAATCGAAACCGCCTTTACAGAAGTCGGGCTTGAGAATGCAACACAATTGTTGCGTTTGTACCCGTTTGAAATGAGTGGCGGTATGCTGCAACGCGTCATGATTGCATTTGCTTTGCTGAGCGGCTCACCCTTTCTGTTTGCTGATGAGCCGACGACTGATTTAGATATGCTGACACAGGCCAAAGTATTAAATATTCTGGAACGTCAGGTTCAGGAACATCAGCTTGGATTAATGCTGGTTACCCATGATATGGGGGTTGTCGCACGTCTGGCTGATGAAGTTGCCGTCATTCAGCAGGGAAAAATTATTGAAACAGGGCGGGTTGAGAAAATTTTCTGGCATCCGGAGCATGAAACAACGCGTGAACTGATAAAAGCGCATCTGGCTCTCTATCCTGAAATAATGATGGAGGCTGTATGTTAA
- the nikC gene encoding nickel ABC transporter permease subunit NikC, whose amino-acid sequence MKQTNPVMLYGAPAIALLLICCALFSPWLHPYDPTAIDLMHRFLPPSPQHWLGTDHLGRDILSRLICGASTSLGSVMAAIGLIILLGLLMGGSAGLLGGRFDQLLMRFTDVFMTFPTLILSLFMIGVLGTGLTNVIIAIALSHWPWYARIVRSIVLGIRHREYMLSARLSGASRPAIFYRHLLRPVSAQLCVLATLDVGHMMLHVAGMSFLGLGVQAPTPEWGVMINDARQYMQTQPQLIFWPGLSLLLSVLSFNLLGDRFRDYLDPHIQREHSH is encoded by the coding sequence ATGAAACAGACGAACCCGGTTATGTTGTACGGTGCCCCTGCCATCGCATTACTTCTGATATGTTGTGCCCTGTTCTCACCGTGGCTGCATCCTTACGATCCGACAGCGATTGATTTAATGCATCGCTTTCTGCCGCCATCACCACAGCACTGGCTGGGCACCGATCATCTGGGCCGGGATATCTTATCCCGGCTGATATGTGGCGCCTCCACATCATTAGGCTCTGTCATGGCGGCTATCGGGCTGATTATTCTTCTTGGGCTCCTCATGGGCGGCAGCGCCGGACTGCTCGGCGGACGATTCGATCAGCTACTGATGCGTTTTACTGATGTTTTCATGACCTTTCCCACGCTGATTTTGTCATTATTCATGATTGGCGTGCTGGGAACCGGGCTGACCAATGTCATTATCGCTATCGCTTTATCACACTGGCCCTGGTATGCACGGATTGTCCGGAGTATCGTGCTGGGCATCCGACACCGGGAATATATGCTGTCAGCCCGGTTATCCGGCGCCAGTCGCCCGGCGATTTTCTACCGGCATTTACTGCGGCCCGTCAGTGCACAACTGTGCGTGCTGGCGACACTCGATGTCGGTCATATGATGCTGCATGTCGCCGGTATGTCATTTCTCGGATTGGGTGTTCAGGCACCTACACCTGAATGGGGCGTGATGATCAATGATGCGCGTCAGTATATGCAGACTCAGCCTCAGTTAATTTTCTGGCCGGGACTGTCACTATTATTGAGTGTCCTGAGTTTTAATTTGTTGGGTGATCGGTTCCGCGATTATCTCGATCCACATATCCAGAGGGAACATTCACATTGA
- a CDS encoding HigA family addiction module antitoxin yields the protein MKMHNPPHPGEFILSIYMEPFGYSCRYVAQQLDVASSTLSRILKGQSAVSPEMALRLSKALGRSPESWLAMQDNYDLWQARKKVNLSRVRTIQFVAL from the coding sequence ATGAAAATGCATAATCCACCGCACCCGGGCGAGTTTATTCTCAGTATTTATATGGAGCCTTTCGGTTACAGTTGCCGTTACGTCGCGCAGCAACTGGATGTTGCATCTTCGACACTAAGCCGGATTCTTAAAGGGCAAAGTGCTGTTTCTCCGGAAATGGCATTGCGTTTATCTAAAGCATTAGGACGCAGTCCTGAGAGTTGGCTGGCAATGCAGGATAATTATGATTTGTGGCAGGCAAGGAAAAAAGTGAATCTCTCCCGTGTCCGGACCATTCAGTTTGTTGCGTTGTAA
- the nikE gene encoding nickel import ATP-binding protein NikE: MLIETCHLHHTYQRHPLFQHPITRRVLQDVNLQIRPGETLALVGGSGSGKSTLARLLCGLEKPSQGKVLYQKQDIAHLTPSDKKAFQRDVQMVFQDSFSAVDPNFTVGEIIQEPLDYLTQMNIREKEQRVLALLALVGLSHADRIRKPHQMSGGQLQRVCLARALAPSPSLIILDESLSGLDRLLQSQLMKYLQQIQQQTGVAYLFITHDLRLVHLFCQHVVVMHQGSIVECQAVSGPLQFNHPAAKALQDAILPPFPVRPAEHKNSQLRE; encoded by the coding sequence ATGTTAATTGAGACATGTCATCTTCATCATACTTATCAGCGTCATCCCTTGTTTCAGCATCCCATCACCCGGCGTGTTCTGCAGGATGTTAATCTGCAAATCAGACCGGGAGAAACACTGGCCTTAGTGGGTGGCAGCGGTAGTGGAAAAAGTACACTGGCCCGCTTGCTGTGCGGTCTTGAAAAACCGTCACAGGGTAAAGTACTGTACCAGAAACAGGATATCGCTCATTTGACACCATCGGACAAAAAAGCATTTCAGCGCGATGTGCAGATGGTCTTTCAGGACTCGTTCAGTGCCGTTGATCCAAACTTTACCGTCGGGGAAATCATTCAGGAGCCGCTGGATTATCTGACCCAGATGAACATCCGGGAAAAAGAACAGCGGGTTCTGGCGTTACTGGCGCTTGTCGGATTGAGCCATGCTGATCGCATCAGGAAACCACATCAAATGAGCGGCGGACAGCTGCAGCGGGTCTGTCTGGCCCGGGCACTTGCCCCCTCCCCGTCTTTGATTATTCTCGATGAATCACTTTCGGGTCTGGACCGCTTACTCCAGTCACAACTGATGAAGTATCTACAGCAAATCCAGCAGCAAACCGGCGTTGCTTATCTGTTTATTACCCATGACCTGCGCTTGGTTCACCTGTTTTGTCAACATGTCGTGGTGATGCATCAGGGATCGATTGTTGAGTGTCAGGCGGTATCCGGACCACTGCAATTCAACCACCCGGCCGCCAAAGCATTACAGGACGCAATTTTACCGCCATTTCCGGTGCGCCCGGCAGAACACAAAAACAGTCAACTCCGGGAGTGA
- the nikB gene encoding nickel ABC transporter permease subunit NikB, with protein MLNFVLKRFGMLIPMLFAASVVIFLLLRLGPGDPAIDYLRLSNLPPTPELVTEIRHQLGLDQPLIIQYGRWIQDAIHLDFGRSYATGRPVLEELSDYLPATLQLAGVAMVLIVIPSLFLGLIAARYRNRLPDHLIRLIALLGVSVPNFWLAFLFVMLFSVKLGWLPSMGYGNWRHLILPAISIALMSFSINARMLRASILEVSGQRHVYWARLRGLSESVIQRNHILRNALLPVITLLGMHFGELLGGTLVIESIFSWPGVGRYAVSAVFNRDYPVIQCVTLMMVFVFVVFNLLTDVGYAWLDPRIRLMAAEENG; from the coding sequence ATGCTGAACTTTGTACTCAAACGATTTGGGATGCTGATCCCGATGCTCTTTGCGGCTTCTGTTGTGATCTTCCTGTTACTCCGGCTTGGGCCGGGCGATCCGGCAATCGACTACCTGCGTCTGTCAAATCTGCCACCAACGCCGGAACTGGTGACAGAAATCCGGCATCAGCTCGGATTAGATCAACCGCTGATAATTCAGTATGGCCGCTGGATACAAGATGCAATTCATCTGGATTTTGGCCGGTCCTATGCGACGGGTCGTCCGGTGCTGGAAGAATTGTCTGACTATCTTCCGGCAACGCTGCAACTGGCAGGTGTTGCGATGGTTTTGATCGTGATCCCTTCCCTGTTTCTGGGGTTAATCGCTGCCCGCTATCGTAACCGTCTGCCCGATCATCTGATTCGGCTAATCGCACTACTGGGTGTTTCTGTGCCGAATTTCTGGCTGGCCTTTTTATTTGTCATGCTGTTCTCTGTAAAGCTGGGTTGGTTGCCCTCAATGGGTTATGGCAACTGGCGTCATCTGATTCTGCCAGCCATCAGTATTGCATTGATGTCTTTCTCAATTAATGCCCGGATGTTGCGGGCCAGTATTCTGGAGGTCTCGGGCCAGCGACATGTTTATTGGGCAAGATTGCGCGGGCTGAGTGAATCAGTGATTCAGCGCAATCATATCCTGCGTAATGCATTGCTGCCGGTCATTACACTACTTGGTATGCACTTCGGAGAACTACTTGGCGGTACACTGGTGATTGAATCCATCTTCAGCTGGCCGGGTGTGGGCAGATATGCGGTTTCTGCTGTATTTAACCGGGATTATCCGGTGATTCAGTGTGTCACCTTAATGATGGTTTTCGTCTTTGTTGTCTTTAATTTGCTGACGGATGTCGGTTACGCCTGGCTTGATCCACGAATTCGCCTGATGGCTGCGGAGGAAAACGGATGA
- a CDS encoding type II toxin-antitoxin system RelE/ParE family toxin, which translates to MIKTFKHKGLRKFFETGSSAGIQSRHQHKLRMLLAAIDTAVTIDDIDLPGFNLHSLHGNREGTWSVMVSGNWRITFEFTNGHAYILNYEDYH; encoded by the coding sequence ATGATCAAAACATTTAAACATAAAGGACTCAGAAAGTTTTTTGAGACTGGCAGTTCAGCAGGTATTCAGTCCAGACATCAGCATAAGCTGAGAATGTTGTTGGCAGCAATAGATACCGCCGTCACTATTGATGACATTGATTTGCCTGGTTTTAATCTACATTCTCTGCATGGGAACCGGGAGGGGACATGGTCAGTTATGGTGAGTGGTAACTGGCGTATTACTTTCGAATTTACCAATGGTCATGCATATATACTTAACTATGAGGACTATCATTGA